GGGACATTCTCGTTGGAAAAGTCGCTGAAAGGCTCAAAGAAATGCTCAAGGAATACTCCCAAGAAATCGGGTGTGAGGTCATTGCACTCGAAGTAATGCCAGACCACGTTCACGTTTTCCTCCAGGCAAAGCCAAACCTCTCGCCGGCCCAAATAGTGAACCACCTGAAGGGCAAAACCGCCAGAAAACTCCTTCAAGAATTCCCCGA
Above is a genomic segment from Thermococcus celericrescens containing:
- the tnpA gene encoding IS200/IS605 family transposase gives rise to the protein MKPESPRIKRTRHAKHFLTYHFVWIPKYGRDILVGKVAERLKEMLKEYSQEIGCEVIALEVMPDHVHVFLQAKPNLSPAQIVNHLKGKTARKLLQEFP